A genomic window from Streptomyces mirabilis includes:
- a CDS encoding TSUP family transporter, with amino-acid sequence MAEDPHLKENGRRSGGAGRPWVVRHGAALRGLPQYGGGVHGLSNPSQLRSRDGKKPHDGGPDRTGDRDGRRVLSGLGGIGGGVVLVPVLVVLGLTAQEAGGTLPAALLMPLGLLGTFEYTHGHQIKIYYAIGLAAGLAPEAGVGADVAGCLPDLVLQCAFGIVLIFLALKFLIFPTSCTRGELR; translated from the coding sequence GTGGCCGAAGATCCCCACCTGAAGGAAAACGGGCGAAGGAGCGGGGGTGCCGGAAGGCCGTGGGTCGTGCGCCACGGCGCGGCGCTCCGTGGCCTCCCCCAATATGGCGGTGGCGTTCATGGCCTGAGCAATCCCTCGCAGCTCAGGAGCCGGGATGGAAAGAAGCCCCATGACGGCGGTCCTGATCGGACTGGCGATCGGGACGGCCGCCGGGTGCTGTCGGGGCTCGGTGGCATCGGTGGCGGTGTTGTCCTCGTTCCGGTTCTGGTCGTGCTCGGGTTGACCGCCCAGGAAGCCGGCGGGACCTTGCCCGCCGCACTGCTGATGCCGCTCGGACTGCTCGGCACATTCGAGTACACCCACGGGCACCAGATCAAGATCTATTACGCGATCGGTCTTGCGGCAGGGCTCGCGCCGGAAGCAGGCGTGGGTGCCGATGTTGCCGGATGTTTGCCCGATCTTGTACTTCAGTGCGCGTTCGGGATAGTTCTGATATTCCTCGCCCTCAAGTTCCTGATCTTCCCGACCAGTTGCACACGGGGTGAGCTTCGTTGA